CGTCGTACTGCTTGGCGATGCTCTGCATCAGCGGAACCTGCGACTCGTCCTCCGGCTTCCCGCTTTCCTCATAGTCCTGCGCCATTTCCCGATGCAGTTCGGCCCACTTCCGCGCCTCCCGGGCCTTCGCCTCGTAGAAGGAAGTCAGCGCACGATGGTCGGCCTTGGTGTGCGCCGTTCGGATCGTGTGCCGTACCTGCTGGATCGTCATCTGCGAGGTCTCGGCATTGCCGGGAACCGTCGCCGCCAGGAACAAACCAAGCGCGAACGTACCTGCCAATGCAACGTTTCTGCTCATCTTTTCTCCGACCTGGGAAGGGATTGCGGGAGTGGCGTGCGCCACGCGCCCAAAATCTACCAGACTCGCCCGCCGATGTGCGCCCTGCTGCGACAGGGAGGATCGACCTGCTCGGATCACTGCGGATCGGTGCCGACGCCCGGATCGAGGGAGATCGGCGCAAGCGCGCCCGTGAGCGTGTGCTCCCCGATCGCCAGGTACGCCTCGGAACCGCTGAACGCAACCGACATCTTCATCCGCCGTTGCAGCAGTGCGCACCAATCGGCGACCAGCCGCCGATCGACCGCGATCAGACGCAGATGCTCCGCGCGGTGGATGCGCTCGCCCGCCAGCGCCTTGCGCAACAGATCGGGATGCTTGTGCGTGTATACCGCCACCTGCGGCGCGGCCTTGGCGGCACGGTGCACGCGCGCGGCGTCCGGCACGCCGATGTCGATCCAGGCGAGCAGGGCTCCGGTCGCATCGCGGATGTGGATCGCCGGCTCGTCCGGCGTCGAAAGCCCCGGCGAAAACCCGATGCCCGGCGCATATTCGCGGCAATACGCGAGAACCCGCGTCACCAGGTAGTCCGGTGATTCGGACGGATGGCAGGCAACGCGCAGGTTCAATGTCTCGTAGACGCCGCGGTCGGCGTCCGCCAGGTCGATGTCGAAAATGTGGATCGTCGCATTCAGGGCCATGGCCGGATGATGCCGCAGTTTCGGCCGACCGACGGCGTTGCTCCGGTGCGGGCGGATGCATGGGGCGAACCCGCAGCCGACGGCTGCGCCGGCGATCCATCCGGGATATGATCCCGGCATGCCGAACCCGTTCGTGCGATTCCTGTTCCATTGGGCGATCACATCCGCTTCCTTGTGGATCGCCAGCCGGGTATTTGCCGGGATCCGGTTCGCGGACGCTTCGTCCCTGATCATATCGGCGCTGGTGCTGGGATTCGCCAACGCGGTCGTGCGGCCGGTGCTGATCGTTCTCACCTTTCCGCTGACGATATTCACCTTGGGGTTCTTCCTGCTGGTCGTGAACGCGGTCGTGTTGTTGCTCGTTTCGACGCTGGTTCGCGGATTCGAGATTTCCGGATTCTGGACCGCCTTTTTTGCCAGTATCTTCATCGCCGTGACGAATTTTTTCATCCAGGCGTTCCTCGCCGCGGCATCGACCCGCGGCTGACGCGGGCACCGTCGCGGCGGAGGGGGATCGCCGTCGGCGGGGGAACCGCCGCGATCATGGCGACACGGCGGCGGCAACCTCGGCGGGAATCTCGGCGAGTACCGCGGCACCATGGATCGGCTGGCAGAACTCCTGGCGGATCACGATCGCTTCGCTGCGCCGGATGCGGAAGCCCCGCTCGACGAGGCGTTGCGTCCAGTGTCGTGCACTGTGCGCATACCGCCCGGAGGGGAGGAGCGCGAAGTCCGGAATGGTGCCGTCGTCTTGCGGCAGGAGTTCGAGCGTGAATGCGAACCGGCCCCCCGGGCGCAGCGCCCCGGCGACGACATCGAACACCTCGCCCAGATCGCCGAAGTAGATGAGCGCGTCGGCCATGACGATCAAATCAAAGCCGGTCGGATCGAAGCCCATCGGATCGCCCCCGGCGGGCCGGTTCCGCAGGAATGCCGTCAGTTCGGCGTGGATCAGCCGATCGTAGACGCCGCGCGCCCGGGCTTTTTCCAGCATCGCCTGCGACAGGTCGACCCCGGTCAGTCGACGTGCCATCGGGGCCAGCACCGGGCCGCACAGACCGGTGCCGCACCCGGCGTCGAGGATGTCGCGCGACCTGTCGGTCGGGATGTCGCCCTCGAGCAGGGCTCGCATGACCCCGGGACCATCGTAGCCCAGTACGGAAACGAGCCGGTGATCGAATTGTTCGGCCATGCCGTCGAACAAGGTCGCAACGTAGCGGTCGGGCGCGCGATCGGGAACGCCCTGGCCGCTGCATGCCGCGAGATGGTGCCGCGCGATCTCGTTGTCCGGCTCCTCGGCGAGCCATGCGCGGTAGCACTCGGCGGCCTGCTCGAACTGGCCCAGGCGGTAATGACAGGTGGCGAGGATCTTGTGCGGTTTTCCGTCCCAAGGCGGCTGCACGTATGCCCGCGCTTCCAGCAACGAGGCTTCTTCCAGGCGGCCGCTCGCGGCGAGGATCGCCGCCAGGTTGACGAGCGCGGGAACGGTGTCGGGAGCCGCGGCAAGGATGTTCCGGTACATCGCCTCGGCTTCGGTGAGCACGCCGGAAACATGGGTCGCGTGAGCCTGCTCGAGTGGGTCGCGAAGGGGTTCCATGGGTTCCTCGATGGGGGGCGGCCGGCTCATCCGAGATGGAAACGCCGGAACGCCATGCGTTTGGTCTGGTCCAGGATCAGTGCGAATGCGGCGACGAGCGCGGCCATGGCGGCGATCAGGCCGGGCGGCACGGCCGCCATCCCGATTCCCGTCGCGGCCAGCGCACTCACGATCGCCATGGCGGCGATGCTCGCCCATACCATGGCGGGGGCGGGTGCGAAGGACCAGATCCGGTCGTCGTTGCGCAGCACGTAGACGTTGGCCTGGGTCGTAAAGACGAGCAGCAGGAACACCATGGTGTGGATCCGGTTCGGGCCGAGGACGTAGCGGGCGCATGCCCACTCGTACAGGCCCAGAGAAAAGAGGATCGAGATCCCGGCCAGCACCGCGGCCGCTCCGACGAGTTGTCCGGCCTGCCAGCGCTGCGGCCGGGGCGGCGGCCGGACGCGGTCGATCGCGATGCTCATGGTCAGGAAGTCGTTGGCGAACAGCAGC
This genomic window from Burkholderiales bacterium GJ-E10 contains:
- a CDS encoding putative uncharacterized protein (Precursor), translated to MSRNVALAGTFALGLFLAATVPGNAETSQMTIQQVRHTIRTAHTKADHRALTSFYEAKAREARKWAELHREMAQDYEESGKPEDESQVPLMQSIAKQYDEMAAKYDALAAHHRTRAQTVPK
- a CDS encoding methyltransferase type 12 — protein: MEPLRDPLEQAHATHVSGVLTEAEAMYRNILAAAPDTVPALVNLAAILAASGRLEEASLLEARAYVQPPWDGKPHKILATCHYRLGQFEQAAECYRAWLAEEPDNEIARHHLAACSGQGVPDRAPDRYVATLFDGMAEQFDHRLVSVLGYDGPGVMRALLEGDIPTDRSRDILDAGCGTGLCGPVLAPMARRLTGVDLSQAMLEKARARGVYDRLIHAELTAFLRNRPAGGDPMGFDPTGFDLIVMADALIYFGDLGEVFDVVAGALRPGGRFAFTLELLPQDDGTIPDFALLPSGRYAHSARHWTQRLVERGFRIRRSEAIVIRQEFCQPIHGAAVLAEIPAEVAAAVSP